One genomic segment of Pyruvatibacter mobilis includes these proteins:
- a CDS encoding acetolactate synthase large subunit, with product MNGAESLVQTFVNCGVEVCFTNPGTSEMHFVAALDRIDGIRPVLGLFEGVVTGAADGYGRMAGKPAATLLHLGAGLGNGFANLHNARRAATPIINVVGEHATYHRQYDAPLASDIASVARPNSVWMETPEDARDVAAAGARAYAASMSAPGGIATLILPADTAWLDADAAANPVDFDAPHTVDGTEIDKVAAALKNGKKSAILLRGRVLLEDGLELAGRIQAATGARIMCDTFTPRMQRGAGRVKLERIPYFAEQAQEFLEGTEQLILVGAKNPVAFFAYPGKESWLTPKDADTLILARPEDDGMAALEALAEAVGAPAQAPEHVALAKPDLASGDLDADGVGRAIAHFLPEGAVMSDEGATAGLFTNIYTETAAPHDHMTLTGGSIGQGLPLAAGAAIACPDRKVVCFHGDGGAMYTLQSLWTMAREQLDVVTVILANRSYAILNIELMRVGAENPGPKALSMLDLHNPDLNWVKLAQGMGVEAVACSTAEDFNKAFEAAMSRKGPFLIEAII from the coding sequence ATGAACGGTGCGGAAAGCCTGGTGCAGACCTTCGTCAATTGCGGCGTGGAAGTCTGCTTCACCAATCCCGGCACGTCGGAAATGCACTTCGTGGCGGCGCTGGACCGCATCGACGGCATCCGCCCGGTGCTCGGCCTGTTCGAAGGCGTGGTAACGGGCGCTGCCGACGGCTATGGCCGCATGGCCGGCAAGCCCGCGGCGACCCTGCTGCATCTGGGCGCGGGGCTGGGCAATGGCTTTGCCAATCTCCACAACGCCCGCCGTGCCGCCACCCCGATCATCAATGTGGTGGGCGAGCACGCGACCTATCACCGCCAGTATGACGCCCCGCTCGCGTCCGACATCGCCAGCGTCGCCCGTCCCAACTCGGTGTGGATGGAAACGCCGGAAGACGCCCGCGACGTGGCCGCTGCCGGGGCCCGCGCCTATGCAGCGTCGATGAGCGCACCGGGCGGTATCGCTACCTTGATCCTGCCCGCCGACACCGCCTGGCTGGACGCGGACGCGGCGGCAAATCCGGTCGATTTCGATGCCCCGCACACGGTGGACGGGACCGAGATCGACAAGGTGGCTGCGGCGCTCAAGAACGGTAAAAAGTCTGCAATCCTGCTGCGCGGCCGCGTGCTGCTGGAAGACGGGCTGGAGCTGGCCGGGCGCATCCAGGCAGCCACCGGCGCGCGCATCATGTGCGATACCTTCACCCCGCGCATGCAGCGGGGCGCCGGCCGGGTGAAGCTTGAACGCATTCCCTATTTCGCCGAGCAGGCGCAGGAGTTCCTCGAAGGCACCGAGCAGCTCATCCTGGTGGGGGCCAAGAACCCGGTCGCCTTCTTCGCCTATCCCGGCAAGGAAAGCTGGCTGACGCCCAAGGACGCCGACACGCTGATCCTCGCGCGCCCGGAAGATGACGGCATGGCAGCGCTTGAAGCCCTCGCCGAAGCCGTCGGCGCCCCGGCCCAGGCGCCCGAGCATGTGGCGCTGGCCAAGCCCGACCTTGCCTCCGGTGATCTCGACGCTGACGGCGTCGGCCGCGCCATCGCGCATTTCCTGCCCGAGGGCGCGGTGATGTCGGATGAAGGCGCGACCGCGGGCCTGTTCACCAACATCTATACCGAGACCGCAGCGCCGCACGATCACATGACCCTGACCGGCGGCTCTATCGGCCAGGGCCTGCCGCTGGCAGCCGGCGCGGCGATTGCCTGCCCGGACCGCAAGGTCGTGTGCTTCCACGGCGATGGCGGGGCGATGTACACGCTGCAGTCGCTGTGGACCATGGCGCGCGAGCAGCTGGACGTGGTGACGGTGATCCTCGCCAACCGCTCCTACGCCATCCTCAATATCGAGCTGATGCGCGTCGGTGCCGAGAACCCCGGTCCCAAGGCGCTCTCCATGCTCGACCTCCATAACCCGGACCTCAACTGGGTGAAGCTGGCCCAGGGCATGGGCGTTGAGGCGGTGGCCTGCTCGACGGCGGAAGACTTCAACAAGGCGTTCGAGGCCGCGATGTCCCGCAAGGGCCCGTTCCTCATCGAAGCCATCATCTGA
- a CDS encoding SOS response-associated peptidase, producing the protein MCGRYAITLPPDAMRDLFGYPEQPNFPPRYNVAPTQPVPIIRKEQDGQRHFQLVRWGLVPDWAKEVGTRPLFNARGETVAEKPAFRSAFRRRRCLIPADGFYEWKTSPPYAKQPYLIRRNDHAPLAFAGIWEHWQAPDGSELESCSIITTEANATLAPIHHRMPVILEEGAWETWLDTTETLTRDAQALIAPSPDDMLEAVPVSRRVNAVANDDEALMAEVAPAEEPKREKKTPPKSKDKDDGQMSLL; encoded by the coding sequence ATGTGCGGTCGCTACGCTATCACCCTGCCGCCGGACGCCATGCGGGATCTGTTCGGCTATCCGGAGCAGCCGAATTTTCCGCCGCGCTACAATGTGGCACCGACCCAGCCCGTCCCCATCATCCGCAAGGAGCAGGACGGCCAGCGGCATTTCCAGCTCGTCCGCTGGGGGCTGGTGCCGGACTGGGCGAAGGAAGTGGGGACGAGGCCGCTGTTCAATGCGCGCGGCGAGACGGTGGCTGAAAAACCGGCCTTCCGGTCTGCCTTCCGCCGCCGCCGCTGCCTCATCCCGGCCGATGGCTTCTACGAGTGGAAAACGTCCCCGCCATACGCCAAGCAGCCCTATCTGATCCGCCGCAATGACCACGCACCCCTGGCCTTTGCCGGCATCTGGGAGCACTGGCAGGCGCCGGACGGCTCGGAGCTGGAGAGCTGCAGCATCATCACCACCGAGGCCAATGCCACCCTGGCCCCGATCCATCACCGCATGCCGGTGATCCTGGAAGAGGGCGCGTGGGAGACCTGGCTGGACACCACCGAAACCCTCACCCGCGACGCGCAGGCGCTGATTGCTCCGTCCCCGGATGATATGCTCGAGGCGGTGCCCGTGTCGCGCCGGGTCAATGCGGTGGCCAATGACGATGAGGCCCTGATGGCCGAAGTGGCCCCCGCCGAGGAGCCAAAGCGCGAAAAAAAGACCCCGCCAAAATCAAAGGACAAGGATGACGGCCAGATGTCCCTGCTGTGA
- a CDS encoding SDR family NAD(P)-dependent oxidoreductase, giving the protein MGYAPFDLTGKVALVTGGNGGIGLGMADAMAQAGADVMIWGTNEDKNAKAVAQMEAHGRGRIAAMRVDVSDEDQVVRSMKETAEKMGRIDAVYANAGIGYGANSFLNITTELYRKVLAVNLDGVFWTFREACRHMEERAKNGDPGGSIVGVASLAAIEGAGRNEHYAATKGAVISMMKGVAVEFARHGVRANAILPGWIATDMTSAAQDAPAFAERVIPRVPARRWGEPEDFGGVAVYLASDASTYHSGDTFVIDGGYAIF; this is encoded by the coding sequence ATGGGTTACGCACCTTTCGACCTGACCGGCAAGGTGGCGCTGGTGACCGGCGGCAATGGCGGCATCGGCCTCGGCATGGCGGACGCCATGGCGCAGGCAGGCGCCGACGTGATGATCTGGGGCACCAATGAGGACAAGAACGCCAAGGCCGTCGCACAGATGGAAGCCCACGGGCGCGGCAGGATCGCGGCCATGCGGGTGGATGTGTCCGACGAGGACCAGGTCGTCCGCTCGATGAAGGAAACCGCCGAGAAAATGGGCCGGATCGACGCGGTCTATGCCAATGCGGGCATCGGCTACGGCGCCAACTCCTTCCTCAACATCACCACGGAGCTCTACCGCAAGGTTCTGGCTGTCAATCTCGACGGCGTGTTCTGGACCTTCCGGGAAGCCTGCCGCCACATGGAAGAGCGCGCGAAGAACGGCGACCCCGGCGGGTCCATTGTCGGCGTGGCCAGCCTTGCCGCCATCGAGGGCGCCGGGCGCAACGAGCATTACGCGGCGACCAAGGGCGCGGTCATTTCCATGATGAAGGGCGTGGCCGTCGAATTCGCCAGGCACGGCGTGCGCGCCAACGCCATCCTGCCCGGCTGGATCGCCACCGACATGACGTCTGCTGCGCAGGACGCCCCGGCCTTTGCCGAACGGGTGATCCCGCGCGTGCCGGCGCGGCGCTGGGGCGAGCCGGAGGATTTCGGCGGTGTCGCCGTCTATCTGGCGTCGGATGCCTCCACCTATCACTCAGGCGACACCTTCGTGATCGACGGCGGCTACGCGATCTTCTGA
- a CDS encoding hemolysin family protein has protein sequence MFLDVLILFALVVFNGFFALSEMAVVSSRSARLQALADGDSKSSGARVAARLREEPERFLSTVQIGITLIGVLSGAFGAATVSEPLAEILTGVEWIGTYGEPLAFGLVVVIVTILTLVIGELVPKRIALGNPEFFASAIARPMQGLSRLFSPLVDLLSVLSDLTLRFLGISAEPVSQVTEEEIRQLVIEGAEAGAIEDVERDIVHRVFRLGDKMAYDIMTPRRQLPWLDIEAPLERNAAVIRESQSMRYVVGRGPTREPVGVIRAEDLLAGLPQSAEIDLFASMSAPLYVPESAKALQVLGIMQSENKFMALVVDEFGEVQGAITMAEIFRAMVGDVTPDGSAPRLDIISRKDGSFLVDGGATVDELKDVLGLQSLPGEDTEDFNTLAGAMLHYFGRLPTEGDEFVWDGYRFEVIDLDGTRIDKVMIAPLRNIPIAGLRSAVGNS, from the coding sequence ATGTTTCTCGACGTCCTCATTCTGTTTGCGCTGGTGGTGTTCAACGGCTTCTTCGCCTTGTCGGAGATGGCCGTTGTCTCGTCCCGCTCTGCGCGCCTGCAGGCACTGGCCGACGGCGACAGCAAGTCGTCCGGCGCCAGGGTCGCCGCGCGCCTGCGCGAGGAGCCGGAACGCTTCCTGTCCACTGTGCAGATCGGCATCACTCTGATCGGTGTTCTGTCCGGTGCCTTCGGTGCCGCAACCGTGTCCGAGCCGCTGGCTGAAATCCTCACCGGTGTCGAGTGGATCGGCACCTATGGGGAGCCGCTGGCCTTCGGCCTCGTGGTGGTGATCGTCACCATCCTCACCCTGGTCATCGGCGAACTGGTGCCCAAGCGCATCGCGCTCGGCAATCCGGAATTCTTCGCCAGCGCCATCGCGCGGCCCATGCAGGGCCTGTCGCGGCTGTTCAGCCCGCTGGTGGACTTGCTCTCGGTACTGAGCGATCTCACCTTGCGATTCCTTGGCATCTCGGCTGAGCCCGTCAGCCAGGTGACAGAAGAGGAAATCCGCCAGCTGGTGATCGAGGGCGCGGAGGCCGGTGCCATCGAGGATGTGGAGCGCGACATCGTGCACCGCGTCTTCCGCCTCGGCGACAAGATGGCCTACGACATCATGACCCCGCGCCGTCAGCTGCCGTGGCTCGACATCGAAGCCCCGCTGGAGCGCAACGCGGCGGTGATCCGTGAAAGCCAGTCCATGCGCTACGTGGTCGGCCGCGGCCCCACGCGCGAGCCGGTGGGCGTGATCCGCGCCGAGGACCTGCTGGCGGGCCTGCCGCAGAGCGCCGAGATTGATCTGTTCGCCAGCATGAGCGCGCCGCTCTACGTGCCGGAAAGCGCCAAGGCCCTGCAGGTGCTGGGCATCATGCAGTCGGAAAACAAGTTCATGGCGCTGGTGGTGGACGAGTTCGGCGAAGTGCAGGGGGCGATCACCATGGCGGAAATCTTCCGTGCCATGGTCGGTGACGTGACGCCCGACGGCAGCGCCCCGCGCCTCGACATCATCTCCCGCAAGGACGGGTCGTTCCTGGTGGATGGCGGTGCCACGGTGGACGAGCTGAAGGACGTGCTCGGCCTCCAGTCCCTGCCCGGCGAGGACACCGAGGACTTCAACACGCTTGCCGGCGCGATGCTGCATTATTTCGGCCGCCTGCCGACCGAGGGCGATGAATTCGTCTGGGACGGCTATCGCTTCGAGGTCATCGACCTCGACGGCACCCGCATCGACAAGGTGATGATCGCGCCCCTGCGCAATATTCCGATTGCCGGTCTGCGCAGCGCTGTCGGCAACAGCTAG
- a CDS encoding VOC family protein, whose product MPEFLDFVAIDHVVIRVKDLDAMLGFYEGVLGMPVERRLDLGLVQLRAGASLIDLVPMDSELGRAGGGAPDPAHRNMDHVCLTVADWDPDEIRSWLAARGVEAGPVERRYGAGGYGPSIYVQDPEGNTVELKGPADRDQSER is encoded by the coding sequence ATGCCGGAATTCCTCGACTTTGTGGCGATAGATCACGTGGTGATCCGGGTGAAGGATCTGGATGCCATGCTGGGTTTCTATGAGGGGGTGCTGGGCATGCCGGTGGAGCGCCGGCTCGACCTCGGCCTGGTGCAGCTGCGCGCCGGGGCCAGCCTGATCGACCTCGTGCCCATGGACAGCGAGCTTGGCCGCGCAGGCGGCGGCGCGCCGGATCCGGCGCACCGCAACATGGACCATGTGTGTCTCACCGTCGCTGACTGGGACCCGGACGAGATCCGGTCCTGGCTGGCAGCCCGGGGCGTTGAGGCAGGACCGGTGGAACGCCGCTACGGGGCAGGGGGGTACGGCCCCTCCATCTATGTGCAGGACCCCGAAGGCAACACGGTGGAACTGAAGGGCCCCGCGGACCGCGACCAGTCCGAACGCTGA
- a CDS encoding LysE family translocator has translation MPDWYLILNGVLIGIVVAAPIGPVNLICIRRTLAYGRTNGFVSGLGAAIGDAVFATVAAFGLTALSTTLVAVGDWLQAIGGFFLIGLGVHTFLHIPVDTKEVNVKTTGKLAAAVMATFVLTITNPATMLGFVAIFGGVGGLVTTEPSMLTAGLLVVAVFVGSALWWLGVTLTVGLLRDRMTDQTLILINRISGVLIVSFGIFIIGRLIYMSVA, from the coding sequence ATGCCCGACTGGTATCTGATCCTGAATGGCGTGCTGATTGGCATCGTCGTGGCAGCGCCCATCGGCCCCGTCAATCTCATCTGCATCCGCCGCACCCTGGCCTATGGCCGCACCAACGGCTTCGTCTCCGGCCTTGGCGCCGCCATCGGTGATGCGGTCTTCGCCACGGTGGCGGCCTTCGGGCTGACGGCCCTGTCCACCACGCTGGTGGCGGTGGGGGACTGGCTGCAGGCCATTGGCGGCTTCTTCCTGATCGGGCTGGGCGTCCACACCTTCCTGCACATCCCGGTGGACACGAAGGAAGTCAACGTCAAGACGACGGGCAAGCTGGCCGCCGCCGTCATGGCCACCTTCGTGCTCACCATCACCAACCCGGCCACCATGCTGGGCTTCGTCGCCATTTTCGGCGGCGTCGGCGGGCTGGTCACGACCGAGCCCAGCATGCTGACGGCGGGGCTTCTGGTGGTGGCTGTCTTTGTCGGCTCGGCCCTGTGGTGGCTCGGCGTCACGCTCACCGTGGGGCTGCTGCGCGACCGGATGACCGATCAGACCCTGATTCTGATCAATCGCATCTCCGGCGTGCTGATTGTATCCTTCGGCATCTTCATTATCGGGCGGCTCATCTATATGTCCGTCGCCTGA
- a CDS encoding FAD-binding oxidoreductase, with protein sequence MDTQTHTSPALTPDVIDRFIEAAGPGGALVGGRDDLEKYLVEWRGLYRGETPLVLRPGSVEAVSAIVKIAAETGTPLVPQGGNTGLVGGQIPDASGGQVIVSLERMNKVRAVDALNNAMVVDAGCTLQSIQDAASEIDRLFPLSLASEGSCQVGGVISTNAGGTAVLRYGSMRDLVLGLEAVLPNGEIWNGLTSLRKDNTGYDLMRLLAGAEGTLGIITGAVLKLYPAPKATETAFVAVRDPQAAVELLARLQDVSGGLVATFEIIKRSGFELVLRHFEDAADPFSDPHQWYVLVELTAGTDGWLRGVLEQGLGGAMEAGLVLDAVLAESETQRQALWALRENMSEAQKLEGASIKHDVSVPVSRVPDFLDQATRDVEAAMPGIRPVPFGHIGDGNIHFNLSQPVEMDPQAFIGQWQAMNDIVHGVVARLNGSISAEHGIGTLKREEITRYKSDVALGAMRAIKQALDPKGIMNPGKLV encoded by the coding sequence ATGGACACGCAGACGCATACATCCCCCGCCCTCACGCCAGACGTGATTGACCGCTTCATCGAGGCCGCAGGCCCCGGCGGCGCGCTTGTGGGCGGGCGCGATGACCTCGAGAAATATCTCGTCGAGTGGCGCGGGCTTTACCGGGGTGAGACTCCGCTGGTGCTGCGGCCCGGCAGCGTTGAAGCCGTGTCGGCCATCGTCAAGATAGCCGCCGAGACCGGCACGCCGCTGGTGCCGCAGGGCGGCAATACGGGGCTGGTCGGCGGGCAAATCCCTGACGCAAGCGGCGGCCAGGTCATTGTCTCGCTGGAGCGGATGAACAAGGTGCGCGCGGTCGATGCGCTCAACAACGCCATGGTGGTGGATGCGGGCTGCACCCTGCAATCCATTCAGGACGCCGCGTCAGAGATCGACCGGCTGTTTCCCCTGAGCCTTGCGTCGGAAGGCTCCTGCCAGGTTGGCGGGGTCATCTCCACCAATGCGGGCGGTACGGCGGTGCTGCGCTACGGCTCCATGCGCGACCTGGTTCTGGGGCTTGAGGCGGTGCTGCCCAATGGCGAGATCTGGAACGGGCTCACGAGCCTGCGCAAGGACAATACGGGCTATGACCTGATGCGGCTTCTGGCCGGGGCGGAAGGCACGCTGGGCATCATCACCGGCGCCGTGCTGAAGCTCTACCCTGCCCCCAAGGCGACCGAGACGGCGTTTGTCGCGGTGCGCGACCCGCAGGCTGCGGTCGAACTTCTGGCACGGCTGCAGGATGTCTCCGGCGGGCTGGTCGCCACCTTCGAGATCATCAAGCGCTCGGGCTTCGAGCTGGTGTTGCGGCATTTCGAGGATGCGGCGGACCCGTTCAGCGATCCCCATCAATGGTATGTGCTGGTGGAACTGACCGCGGGCACCGATGGCTGGCTGCGCGGCGTGCTGGAACAGGGCCTTGGCGGTGCGATGGAGGCGGGCCTCGTGCTTGACGCGGTCCTGGCCGAAAGCGAAACGCAGCGGCAGGCCCTGTGGGCTTTGCGCGAAAACATGTCCGAAGCGCAGAAGCTCGAAGGTGCCAGCATCAAGCATGATGTTTCCGTGCCGGTCTCCCGCGTGCCGGACTTTCTGGATCAGGCCACACGCGACGTCGAAGCCGCCATGCCGGGCATCCGGCCCGTCCCCTTCGGCCATATCGGCGATGGCAACATCCACTTCAACCTGAGCCAGCCGGTGGAGATGGACCCGCAGGCCTTCATCGGCCAGTGGCAAGCGATGAATGACATCGTGCATGGCGTCGTCGCGCGGCTCAATGGCTCGATTTCGGCTGAGCACGGCATCGGCACGCTGAAGCGCGAGGAGATTACCCGCTACAAGTCGGACGTGGCGTTGGGGGCCATGCGGGCGATCAAGCAGGCGCTTGACCCCAAGGGCATCATGAATCCCGGCAAGCTCGTTTAG
- a CDS encoding GNAT family acetyltransferase, whose protein sequence is MTKNQSASDIHFRDAVAADRDAVTALWAACGLTRPWNDAAADFDRALSGPSSTVLVGICADAVIASAMVGDDGHRGTVYYVSVAPKQQGTDLGRRLMAAAEDWLRARGAGKINLLVRNENARAAGFYEALGYDVEPNTQLGKWLTPR, encoded by the coding sequence ATGACAAAAAACCAGTCTGCGTCTGACATTCATTTTCGTGATGCTGTCGCCGCTGACCGCGATGCGGTCACGGCCCTGTGGGCGGCCTGCGGCCTGACGCGGCCCTGGAATGATGCCGCGGCGGATTTCGACCGGGCGCTTTCCGGCCCTTCCTCCACAGTGCTGGTGGGGATTTGCGCTGACGCCGTCATTGCCAGCGCGATGGTGGGCGATGACGGGCATCGCGGCACGGTCTATTACGTAAGCGTCGCCCCCAAGCAGCAGGGTACGGACCTTGGCCGTCGCCTGATGGCGGCTGCCGAAGACTGGCTGCGGGCGCGCGGGGCGGGCAAGATCAACCTCCTGGTGCGCAACGAGAACGCCAGGGCGGCCGGCTTCTACGAGGCGCTCGGCTATGACGTCGAGCCGAATACACAGCTGGGCAAATGGCTGACGCCGCGCTGA
- a CDS encoding GspE/PulE family protein, protein MNMTFGRNKNGKSGADKPDTAAPGDSAAEAASADATAPRDAAKPTLNIHDLGLDLEGEADGFAEQDSPDEVDLGIERLIRSAGAAPKRGAQPADIAGASVTPISAARPAAARPEGAGRAGPTLKVTDAAIAEEVAKADNSGRRPTMASLGDMQRPLGERLVELGYVTRRGLDTAIAEQERNPHKLLGKILSDLDLFTDEVASVEITSAHDPLHTLIDPEAIKLAPEDLIRTAQALPVSRGGGAIMVALSHPREIDQVELLRPYLPAGTRIEPCFWPKAALAETIEAVLDYEMSAERILKGLARGSEARGADATVWTDPAVRLVNAALLDAIRAGASHAHFEPVNGYVRLRYRVDGAMQQSSSIDKRFWAPVAAHLRAIAGLGDTTAAHQEGSEPGEFTMRLGGRIFLCALKTFDTLNGERMTIRLGEIARDPMSLGELGLSDHSAALVLRSLVRPSGMIVVAGGRASGRTTTLYGMLGEMKAAERSIFTVERRIGYRLPLVSQLEVTTAQANNPETLIDDVIAQDPDVLLFDKIEDGATARSLANAASAGRLVMTSMDAPDSLAALIELIGMVDDPRQLAGRITTVMAQRLVRRLCSVCKQSRLASADECFIFGLDPTDRPTVYHPNGCPSCRSTGYRGRTVISEVLNIDDDMNDLIAEGAPIADLRAAAASKGFQTLAEDGVRKVLMGEVSPGELARAVDLAARL, encoded by the coding sequence ATGAACATGACCTTCGGCCGTAACAAGAATGGCAAGAGCGGGGCGGACAAGCCCGACACGGCTGCGCCCGGCGACAGCGCGGCAGAGGCTGCCAGCGCTGACGCAACCGCTCCCCGGGATGCCGCCAAGCCCACCCTCAACATCCATGACCTCGGCCTCGACCTTGAAGGCGAGGCGGATGGCTTTGCCGAGCAGGACAGCCCTGACGAGGTTGATCTGGGCATCGAACGGCTGATCCGTTCCGCCGGTGCCGCGCCCAAGCGTGGCGCACAGCCTGCCGATATCGCCGGTGCCAGCGTGACGCCGATCAGCGCCGCCCGGCCCGCCGCAGCGCGTCCCGAAGGTGCAGGCCGTGCCGGCCCGACCCTCAAGGTCACCGACGCCGCCATCGCCGAGGAAGTGGCGAAGGCCGACAATTCAGGCCGCCGCCCGACCATGGCCTCTCTCGGCGACATGCAGCGCCCGCTTGGCGAACGCCTGGTGGAACTGGGATATGTGACGCGCCGCGGCCTCGACACCGCCATCGCCGAACAGGAGCGCAACCCGCACAAGCTGCTGGGCAAGATCCTGTCCGACCTTGATCTGTTCACAGATGAAGTCGCGTCGGTGGAGATCACCTCAGCGCATGACCCGCTGCACACACTGATCGACCCCGAGGCCATCAAGCTCGCCCCGGAAGACCTGATCCGCACCGCGCAGGCCCTGCCTGTATCACGCGGCGGCGGTGCCATCATGGTGGCCCTGTCGCATCCGCGCGAGATCGACCAGGTGGAACTGCTGCGCCCCTATCTTCCCGCCGGCACGCGCATCGAGCCGTGCTTCTGGCCGAAGGCGGCGTTGGCTGAGACCATCGAAGCGGTGCTCGATTACGAGATGTCCGCCGAACGCATCCTCAAAGGGCTGGCGCGCGGCAGCGAAGCCCGCGGCGCCGACGCCACCGTCTGGACCGACCCGGCGGTGCGCCTCGTCAACGCCGCCCTGCTCGATGCGATCCGCGCCGGGGCCAGCCATGCCCATTTCGAGCCGGTGAATGGCTATGTGCGCCTGCGCTACCGGGTGGATGGCGCCATGCAGCAGTCATCCTCCATCGACAAGCGCTTCTGGGCGCCGGTGGCAGCCCATCTGCGTGCCATTGCCGGTCTCGGCGACACGACGGCGGCACACCAGGAAGGCTCCGAGCCGGGTGAATTCACCATGCGCCTGGGCGGCCGCATCTTCCTGTGCGCGCTCAAAACCTTCGATACGCTCAATGGTGAGCGCATGACGATCCGCCTCGGCGAGATCGCGCGCGATCCCATGTCGCTGGGCGAGCTTGGCCTGTCCGACCATTCCGCAGCCCTCGTGCTGCGCTCGCTGGTGCGCCCCTCGGGCATGATCGTCGTTGCCGGTGGCCGCGCCTCGGGCCGCACCACCACGCTTTACGGCATGCTGGGCGAGATGAAGGCCGCCGAGCGCTCCATCTTCACCGTCGAGCGCCGCATCGGCTACCGGCTGCCGCTGGTCAGCCAGCTCGAAGTGACGACGGCGCAGGCCAACAATCCGGAAACCCTGATCGACGACGTGATCGCCCAGGACCCGGATGTTCTCCTGTTCGACAAGATCGAGGACGGGGCCACCGCCCGGTCGCTTGCCAATGCCGCCTCCGCCGGCCGCCTGGTGATGACCTCCATGGATGCCCCGGACAGCCTTGCAGCCCTGATCGAGCTGATCGGCATGGTCGATGACCCGCGCCAGCTTGCCGGGCGCATCACCACGGTGATGGCCCAGCGCCTTGTGCGCCGCCTGTGCTCCGTGTGCAAACAATCCCGCCTGGCGAGTGCCGATGAATGCTTCATCTTCGGCCTTGATCCGACGGACCGGCCCACGGTCTATCACCCCAATGGCTGCCCCTCCTGCCGGTCCACCGGCTATCGGGGCCGCACGGTGATCTCCGAGGTGCTCAACATCGACGATGACATGAACGACCTCATCGCCGAGGGCGCGCCCATCGCCGATCTGCGTGCCGCTGCCGCTTCCAAGGGCTTCCAGACCCTGGCCGAGGACGGCGTGCGCAAGGTGCTGATGGGGGAGGTGAGCCCGGGCGAGCTTGCCCGCGCCGTGGACCTCGCCGCCCGGCTTTAG
- a CDS encoding TIGR02301 family protein, whose protein sequence is MALAAALLLLAPAPAKADPVMEAGLERLAGTLGAVHYLRTLCRPNEGQVWRDRMVTLLGRGDLKQAARDRMVAAFNAGYSRQQSAHKRCTPAAANLGNTYAREGAAEANRLADRIGPRLES, encoded by the coding sequence GTGGCATTGGCTGCCGCCCTGTTGCTGCTTGCGCCCGCTCCGGCAAAAGCCGACCCGGTGATGGAAGCAGGACTTGAGCGGCTGGCCGGCACTCTTGGTGCCGTGCATTACCTGCGCACGCTCTGCCGCCCCAATGAGGGCCAGGTGTGGCGTGACCGCATGGTGACGCTGCTGGGCCGCGGCGACCTCAAGCAGGCCGCGCGGGACCGGATGGTGGCCGCGTTCAATGCGGGATACAGCCGCCAGCAATCCGCTCATAAGCGCTGCACACCGGCTGCAGCCAATCTCGGCAACACCTATGCACGGGAAGGTGCCGCCGAAGCCAACCGGCTGGCTGACCGGATCGGGCCAAGGCTCGAAAGCTGA